In Archangium violaceum, the following are encoded in one genomic region:
- a CDS encoding AraC family transcriptional regulator translates to MARARKETPFKSGLVPALLRLVRSRGGDAGLLVRRFELPAGVEELAEAPITAGDFGRLLEAASGELGDPFLALRLPVELEPRRYGLGELAMRASPTVREALLRMVRYAPLENERLVFELEERGTEVAFTCRVAGHPRGLTRYVHEYALASVLTHVRTLTGLQVVPRSVWFLHARPKLVDTLHRFFGTEEIDFGRAENGLLLDGAWMEARLTTADARLLATAEHLADSALRARAPAEDFTATVASRIEEALGSGASAEDIAARLHMSKRTLQRRLEEDGLSYQELVDRVRAEKARALVGDEGLELADVAFRLGFSDVSSFSRSFRRWTGVSPGRYRLLKQPRVSD, encoded by the coding sequence GTGGCTCGCGCACGCAAAGAGACTCCCTTCAAGTCCGGGCTGGTGCCCGCGCTCCTCCGCCTGGTGCGCTCGCGCGGTGGGGACGCGGGGCTGCTCGTCCGCCGCTTCGAGCTTCCGGCCGGTGTGGAGGAGCTCGCGGAGGCGCCCATCACCGCCGGGGATTTCGGCCGCTTGCTGGAAGCGGCCTCGGGTGAGCTGGGCGACCCCTTCCTCGCGCTGCGGCTGCCGGTGGAGCTGGAGCCGCGCCGCTACGGGCTGGGCGAGCTGGCGATGCGCGCGAGCCCCACGGTGCGCGAGGCCCTGCTCCGGATGGTGCGCTACGCACCGCTGGAGAACGAGCGGCTCGTCTTCGAGTTGGAGGAGCGCGGGACGGAGGTGGCGTTCACCTGCCGCGTGGCCGGACATCCCCGGGGACTCACCCGGTACGTGCACGAGTACGCCCTGGCCTCGGTGCTCACGCACGTGCGCACGCTGACGGGGCTCCAGGTGGTGCCCCGGTCGGTGTGGTTCCTCCACGCGCGCCCGAAGCTCGTGGACACCCTGCATCGCTTCTTCGGCACGGAGGAGATCGACTTCGGCCGCGCCGAGAACGGGCTGCTGCTCGATGGGGCGTGGATGGAGGCACGGCTGACGACGGCGGATGCGCGCCTGCTCGCGACGGCCGAGCACCTCGCCGACTCGGCCCTGCGCGCGCGGGCCCCGGCGGAGGACTTCACCGCCACCGTGGCCTCGCGCATCGAGGAGGCGCTCGGGTCCGGTGCGAGCGCGGAGGACATCGCCGCGCGGCTGCACATGAGCAAGCGCACGCTCCAGCGCCGGTTGGAGGAGGACGGTCTGTCCTATCAGGAGCTCGTGGACCGGGTGCGCGCGGAGAAGGCACGGGCACTCGTGGGCGACGAGGGCCTCGAGCTGGCCGACGTGGCCTTCCGGTTGGGCTTCTCGGACGTGAGCAGTTTCAGCCGTTCGTTCCGACGGTGGACGGGTGTGTCGCCCGGGCGTTACCGGCTGCTGAAGCAGCCCCGGGTGTCGGACTAA
- a CDS encoding pentapeptide repeat-containing protein gives MRTQIRNKEGTELFSHDGDLRETLEAASEARVDLTKAVLDGADLSGANLEDLNLRQVSLRGANLRGANLENINLAGANLHEANLRGANLENADMHEVVLAGANLEGCNLENARLIGANLVGANAQGANLEGVDLIRANLEGANLEGCNLEDARMSEATLTRVNLRRANLEGVDLDRANLTYANFRSANVEKADLRDAILEGANFRSANLERVQFDRANLTNACFDGANLERSSFSAATLTGATFHDANLHRVKDLRIPTPG, from the coding sequence ATGAGGACGCAGATTCGCAACAAGGAAGGGACGGAGCTCTTCAGCCATGACGGGGACCTGCGAGAGACCCTGGAGGCGGCGAGCGAGGCGCGGGTCGATCTCACCAAGGCCGTGCTCGACGGGGCGGACCTGTCCGGGGCGAACCTGGAGGACCTGAACCTGCGGCAGGTGAGCCTGCGCGGGGCGAACCTGCGGGGCGCCAACCTGGAGAACATCAACCTGGCCGGTGCCAACCTCCACGAGGCCAACCTGCGCGGCGCGAACCTGGAGAACGCCGACATGCACGAGGTCGTCCTGGCCGGCGCCAACCTCGAGGGATGCAACCTGGAGAATGCCCGGCTCATCGGCGCCAACCTCGTCGGCGCCAATGCCCAGGGGGCGAACCTGGAGGGCGTGGACCTGATCCGCGCGAACCTGGAGGGCGCCAACCTCGAGGGCTGCAACCTGGAGGATGCACGGATGAGCGAGGCCACCCTGACTCGCGTGAACCTCCGGCGCGCCAACCTCGAGGGCGTCGACCTCGATCGCGCGAACCTGACGTACGCGAACTTCCGCTCCGCCAACGTCGAGAAGGCCGACCTGCGCGACGCCATCCTCGAGGGCGCCAACTTCCGGAGCGCCAACCTCGAGCGGGTTCAGTTCGACCGGGCGAACCTGACGAATGCCTGCTTCGACGGCGCCAACCTCGAGCGCTCGAGCTTCTCGGCCGCGACGCTCACCGGCGCCACCTTCCACGACGCGAACCTCCACCGGGTGAAGGATCTGCGGATACCGACACCCGGTTGA
- a CDS encoding GlsB/YeaQ/YmgE family stress response membrane protein, giving the protein MSVETLIIWLFVGLIAGWLASAVVGGGYGIVGDIVVGIVGAFLGGWLFRALGVGAPGSGIVSTIIVAFVGACVLLLILRALHRTRYRST; this is encoded by the coding sequence ATGTCAGTGGAAACACTCATCATCTGGCTTTTCGTCGGACTCATCGCGGGGTGGCTCGCCTCGGCGGTGGTGGGGGGCGGCTACGGAATCGTCGGAGACATCGTCGTCGGCATCGTCGGCGCGTTCCTGGGTGGCTGGCTCTTCCGGGCACTTGGAGTCGGCGCTCCCGGAAGTGGCATCGTGTCCACCATCATCGTCGCCTTCGTGGGAGCGTGCGTCTTGCTCCTCATCTTGCGCGCGCTCCACCGCACGAGATACCGCTCTACATGA
- the rpiA gene encoding ribose-5-phosphate isomerase RpiA translates to MTSASDESEVVRFKRLAAERAVDSIQPGMVVGLGSGSTAAFVVRRLAALRAEGRLTDVVGVPTSVETEVLARSLGVPLTTLEEHPVVDLTIDGADEVDPQLRLIKGGGGALLREKIVAQASRREIIVVDAGKLSPRLGTRWPVPVEVLPFGWRSQALFLEGLGARITRREGPGGTPYRTDQGNLIFDCAFGPIERPEELAAKLEARAGIVAHGLFIGLTSELVVASPEGVEHRRPV, encoded by the coding sequence GTGACGTCCGCATCCGATGAGAGTGAGGTCGTCCGCTTCAAGCGTCTCGCCGCCGAGCGCGCGGTGGACTCCATCCAGCCGGGCATGGTGGTGGGGCTTGGCTCGGGCAGCACCGCGGCCTTCGTGGTGCGCCGGCTCGCCGCCCTGCGCGCGGAGGGCAGGCTGACCGACGTGGTGGGCGTGCCCACCTCGGTGGAGACGGAGGTGCTGGCGCGCTCGCTGGGAGTGCCCCTCACCACCCTGGAGGAGCACCCGGTGGTGGATCTCACCATCGACGGGGCGGACGAGGTGGATCCCCAGCTGCGCCTCATCAAGGGTGGGGGCGGGGCGCTGCTGCGGGAGAAGATCGTCGCCCAGGCGAGCCGGCGGGAGATCATCGTGGTGGACGCGGGCAAGCTGTCACCCCGGTTGGGGACGCGCTGGCCCGTCCCCGTGGAGGTGCTGCCCTTCGGTTGGCGCTCGCAGGCGCTCTTCCTGGAGGGGCTGGGCGCGCGCATCACCCGGCGCGAAGGCCCGGGGGGAACGCCCTATCGGACCGACCAGGGCAACCTCATCTTCGACTGTGCCTTCGGCCCCATCGAGCGCCCGGAGGAACTGGCCGCGAAGCTGGAGGCGCGGGCCGGCATCGTGGCGCATGGACTGTTCATTGGCCTTACTTCGGAACTGGTGGTGGCCAGCCCAGAGGGGGTGGAGCACCGCCGGCCGGTTTGA
- the tal gene encoding transaldolase, which produces MLATQTLHEAGQRLWLDNITRQMLDEGRLEHYIRDLSVTGLTSNPTIFDQAIRRGDAYDASILAERSRGRLGEELFFRVALEDLSRAAALFLPIHQRTRGLDGWVSLEVSPLLAFQSMPTLDQVISLHEQAGLPNLFIKIPGTRPGLRAIEEAIFAGVPINVTLLFSSEQYLAAADAYLKGLERRLEAGLSPEVPSVASLFVSRWDKAVEGQVPESLRNRLGIAVGERTYRTYRELCESARVCRLVSEGARIQRLLWASTSSKDPTAPDTLYVEALAAPDTINTMPEKTLLAFADHGRVGSLLTNEEWESDEVLEEFKLAGVELDGLAEQLQREGADSFSKSWHDLLACIDAKSEALKEDHPVP; this is translated from the coding sequence ATGCTCGCGACCCAGACATTGCACGAGGCCGGCCAGCGGCTCTGGCTGGACAACATCACCCGGCAGATGCTCGACGAGGGACGGTTGGAGCACTACATCCGCGACCTGTCCGTCACCGGGCTCACCTCCAACCCCACCATCTTCGACCAGGCCATCCGGCGCGGCGATGCCTACGACGCCTCCATCCTCGCTGAGCGATCGCGCGGGCGGCTGGGGGAGGAGCTCTTCTTCCGGGTCGCCTTGGAGGACCTGTCCCGCGCGGCGGCCCTCTTCCTCCCCATCCACCAGCGCACCCGGGGCCTGGATGGTTGGGTGTCATTGGAGGTGTCGCCCCTGCTGGCCTTCCAGTCGATGCCCACCCTCGACCAAGTCATCTCCCTGCACGAGCAGGCCGGCCTGCCCAACCTCTTCATCAAGATTCCGGGAACACGCCCGGGCCTGCGAGCCATCGAGGAGGCCATCTTCGCGGGCGTCCCCATCAACGTGACGCTCCTCTTCTCGTCCGAACAGTACCTGGCGGCCGCGGATGCATACCTGAAGGGGCTCGAGCGGCGGCTGGAGGCGGGGCTCTCGCCGGAGGTGCCGTCGGTGGCCTCCCTCTTCGTCAGCCGATGGGACAAGGCCGTGGAGGGACAGGTGCCCGAGTCGCTCCGCAACCGATTGGGCATCGCGGTGGGAGAGCGCACCTACCGGACCTACCGCGAGTTGTGTGAGAGCGCACGTGTCTGCCGCCTGGTCTCCGAGGGCGCTCGGATACAACGGCTGCTCTGGGCGAGCACCAGCTCCAAGGACCCCACCGCGCCAGACACGCTCTATGTGGAGGCGCTCGCCGCGCCGGACACCATCAACACGATGCCGGAGAAGACTCTGCTGGCCTTCGCGGACCACGGACGGGTGGGCTCCCTGCTCACGAACGAGGAGTGGGAGAGCGACGAGGTGTTGGAGGAGTTCAAGCTCGCCGGCGTGGAGCTGGACGGGCTGGCCGAGCAGCTCCAGCGCGAAGGCGCGGACTCCTTCTCGAAGTCCTGGCATGATCTGCTGGCCTGCATCGACGCGAAGAGCGAGGCGCTGAAGGAGGATCACCCGGTCCCGTGA
- a CDS encoding M20/M25/M40 family metallo-hydrolase — protein MPRTSASLLAVLSLLSVPAAHAADAPVSEGARWWKHVEFLASDALEGRNTGSEGYRKAAAYVAEQLAAAGVKPGAGEGYLQEMDLVSRRLVEERSRLVLVRGGKELPLTLGQDAIISARMGESGKVDAPMVFVGYGLSIPEAGHDELAGVDLQGKVAVILQGGPEKIPGTLRAHHGSMSERVKALKKAGAMGLVMLQNPKLMEVPWERTAGSRKMASMMFADPTLNDDQGLKVSVVVNTARAQKLFAGAPHTYEALVALANADKPLPGFALPSRLKAELAFETEPVKSANVVGVLPGSDPTLAREYVVVSAHLDHVGVGEPVKGDRIYNGAMDNASGVAAVLELARALQASETKPRRSVLFALVTGEEKGLLGSKYFAARPTVPRESLVADLNLDMFLPLFPFTHVVAFGMDESTLAAPLRQVAGAQGVKVLADPQPNRMGFIRSDQYSFIREGVPALAFKFGFEPGSKEEKLQKQWYSERYHGPADDLSQPVDKEGAAKFVRMFTALTRAVADAPERPRWNEQSFFRRFAMP, from the coding sequence ATGCCCCGTACCTCCGCCTCTCTCCTCGCAGTGCTCTCCCTCCTCTCCGTCCCCGCCGCCCATGCCGCCGATGCGCCCGTGTCGGAGGGGGCGCGGTGGTGGAAGCACGTGGAGTTCCTCGCCAGTGACGCACTGGAGGGGCGGAACACGGGCAGTGAGGGCTACCGCAAGGCCGCGGCCTACGTCGCCGAGCAGCTCGCCGCCGCCGGGGTGAAGCCGGGGGCTGGCGAGGGCTACCTCCAGGAGATGGACCTGGTGTCGCGCCGGCTGGTGGAGGAGCGCTCGCGTCTGGTGCTGGTGCGCGGGGGCAAGGAATTGCCGCTGACCTTGGGCCAGGACGCCATCATCTCCGCCCGCATGGGGGAGTCGGGCAAGGTCGACGCCCCGATGGTGTTCGTGGGCTACGGCCTCTCCATCCCCGAGGCGGGCCACGATGAGCTCGCCGGGGTGGACCTCCAGGGCAAGGTCGCGGTCATCCTCCAGGGTGGCCCGGAGAAGATTCCGGGCACGCTGCGGGCCCACCATGGCTCCATGAGCGAGCGGGTGAAGGCGCTGAAGAAGGCGGGTGCGATGGGGCTCGTCATGCTGCAGAACCCCAAGCTCATGGAGGTGCCCTGGGAGCGCACCGCGGGGTCTCGCAAGATGGCCTCGATGATGTTCGCCGACCCGACCCTCAACGATGACCAGGGGCTGAAGGTGAGCGTCGTCGTCAACACGGCGCGCGCCCAGAAGCTGTTCGCGGGCGCACCGCACACCTATGAGGCGCTGGTCGCGCTGGCCAACGCGGACAAGCCGCTGCCGGGGTTCGCGCTTCCCTCGCGCCTGAAGGCCGAGCTCGCTTTCGAGACCGAGCCGGTGAAGTCCGCCAACGTGGTGGGCGTGCTGCCCGGGAGCGACCCCACGCTCGCCCGGGAGTACGTGGTCGTCTCCGCGCACCTGGACCACGTGGGTGTGGGCGAGCCGGTGAAGGGGGACCGCATCTACAACGGCGCCATGGACAATGCCTCGGGCGTGGCGGCGGTGCTCGAGCTGGCGCGGGCGCTCCAGGCCTCGGAGACGAAGCCCAGGCGCTCGGTGCTCTTCGCCCTGGTGACGGGCGAGGAGAAGGGCCTGCTGGGCTCGAAGTACTTCGCGGCCCGCCCCACCGTGCCGCGCGAGAGCCTGGTGGCGGACCTCAACCTGGACATGTTCCTGCCCCTCTTCCCCTTCACCCACGTGGTGGCCTTCGGCATGGACGAGTCCACCCTCGCCGCGCCGCTGCGGCAGGTGGCCGGGGCCCAGGGCGTGAAGGTGCTGGCGGATCCGCAGCCCAACCGCATGGGCTTCATCCGCAGCGACCAGTACTCCTTCATCCGCGAGGGCGTGCCCGCGCTGGCCTTCAAGTTCGGCTTCGAGCCGGGCTCCAAGGAGGAGAAGCTCCAGAAGCAGTGGTACAGCGAGCGCTACCACGGGCCCGCGGATGACCTCTCGCAGCCGGTGGATAAGGAGGGCGCGGCGAAGTTCGTCCGGATGTTCACCGCGCTCACCCGCGCCGTGGCGGATGCGCCCGAGCGCCCGCGCTGGAACGAGCAGAGCTTCTTCCGCCGCTTCGCCATGCCGTAG
- a CDS encoding IS5 family transposase (programmed frameshift) translates to MRRELVPDELWARVEPLLPRHRRKGRRGRPLRDDRACLRGIIFVLRTGIAWRDLPAEVFGCSGATCWRRLRKWSRAGVFEKLQRVLLNELGHKGLIDWSRASFDSSSLRAIKGGPQTGPNPTDRGKAGSKHHLVVDRRGLPLATLLSAANVHDKREALPLLDAILPIKGPRGRPRRRPAKGHGDKGYDYADTRRGLRKRHIVPRIARRGVESKERLGRHRWVVERSLDWFHQMKRLRIREERNPQMHLALLRLGHCLLLYRVLERHLRNGPE, encoded by the exons ATGAGGCGCGAACTGGTCCCGGACGAGCTGTGGGCGAGGGTGGAGCCGCTGCTGCCACGACATCGCCGCAAAGGGAGAAGAGGTCGTCCATTGCGCGACGATAGGGCGTGCCTGCGGGGCATTATCTTCGTGCTCAGGACGGGCATCGCCTGGAGAGACCTGCCAGCCGAGGTGTTCGGGTGCAGCGGGGCGACGTGCTGGAGGAGGCTGCGAAAGTGGAGCCGAGCAGGAGTCTTCGAGAAGCTCCAGCGGGTGTTGCTGAACGAGTTGGGGCACAAGGGGCTCATTGACTGGAGCCGGGCCTCGTTCGACTCCAGCAGCCTACGGGCGATAAAAGGGGGGC CCCAAACAGGCCCGAATCCAACGGACAGAGGAAAGGCGGGCAGCAAGCACCACCTGGTCGTAGACCGCCGGGGCCTGCCGCTGGCCACCTTGCTGTCGGCCGCCAACGTGCACGACAAGCGCGAGGCGCTGCCGCTCCTCGACGCCATCCTCCCCATCAAGGGGCCACGAGGCAGGCCACGCAGGCGTCCGGCGAAAGGGCACGGCGACAAGGGGTACGATTATGCCGATACCCGCCGGGGATTACGGAAGCGCCACATCGTTCCCCGCATCGCCCGCCGAGGCGTGGAGTCGAAGGAGCGTTTGGGACGCCATCGCTGGGTGGTGGAGCGCTCCCTGGACTGGTTCCACCAGATGAAACGCCTGCGGATTCGCGAAGAGCGGAACCCACAGATGCACCTGGCACTCCTTCGCCTTGGCCACTGCCTCCTTCTCTATCGCGTGCTTGAGCGCCATTTACGAAATGGCCCTGAATAG
- a CDS encoding alpha/beta fold hydrolase, with protein sequence MTELRHRFVDAKGLRVHLVEAGPEKGPVVLLCHGFPESWYSWRHQLPALAAAGYRVVAPDMRGYGQTQAPAEVHAYTQFHHVGDMVGVLDALGVDKAVVVGHDWGSPVAWNAALWRPERFRAVAVLGVPWTPRAPMPMTRVLKQAVGDQWFYFLYFQQPGKAEAELDANVRTFLRGFFYSLSGDPPFQVLRGLAGGPRNGTMLEHLLQPEVLPSWLTQEDLDFYTAEYERTGFRGGLNWYRCADTTWELSRAWDDRRIEQPALFIAGEREPVLAMQPGSLDALRQNVPGLRRTLMLPGCGHWTQQERPAEVNAALLEFLAGL encoded by the coding sequence ATGACCGAGCTACGCCACCGTTTCGTCGATGCGAAGGGTCTTCGGGTGCACCTCGTGGAGGCGGGACCCGAGAAGGGCCCCGTCGTGCTGCTCTGCCACGGCTTCCCCGAGAGCTGGTACTCGTGGCGCCACCAACTCCCGGCACTGGCCGCGGCGGGCTACAGGGTGGTGGCGCCGGACATGCGAGGCTACGGGCAGACGCAGGCGCCAGCGGAGGTGCATGCCTATACGCAGTTCCACCACGTGGGAGACATGGTGGGCGTGCTCGACGCGCTCGGCGTGGACAAGGCCGTGGTGGTGGGCCATGACTGGGGCAGCCCGGTGGCCTGGAACGCGGCGCTGTGGCGGCCCGAGCGCTTCCGCGCCGTGGCCGTGCTGGGCGTGCCTTGGACACCTCGTGCACCCATGCCGATGACGCGGGTCCTGAAGCAGGCTGTCGGCGACCAGTGGTTCTACTTCCTCTACTTCCAGCAGCCCGGCAAGGCCGAGGCCGAGCTGGATGCGAACGTGCGCACGTTCCTGCGCGGCTTCTTCTATTCGCTCTCGGGCGATCCGCCGTTCCAGGTGCTGCGGGGCCTGGCGGGAGGGCCCAGGAACGGCACCATGCTCGAGCACCTGCTTCAGCCGGAAGTGCTCCCGTCCTGGCTCACCCAGGAGGACCTCGACTTCTACACGGCCGAGTACGAGCGCACGGGCTTCCGCGGCGGGTTGAACTGGTACCGCTGCGCGGATACGACCTGGGAGTTGTCTCGCGCGTGGGATGACAGGCGTATCGAGCAGCCGGCGCTCTTCATCGCGGGAGAGCGCGAGCCGGTGCTGGCCATGCAGCCCGGCTCCCTCGATGCCCTGCGGCAGAACGTTCCCGGGCTGCGCCGTACCCTGATGCTTCCGGGATGCGGCCACTGGACCCAGCAGGAGCGCCCCGCGGAGGTGAACGCGGCGCTCCTCGAGTTCCTGGCGGGGCTGTGA
- a CDS encoding LysR family transcriptional regulator, whose protein sequence is MLGNHEALWTLWEVSRAGTHAAAAARLGITASAVGQQLKALERRVGVALFERVGRRARLTPAGAALVERLREHLPALDAALEEASEAQRAVRGEVSLGGPWPFFRFWLRPRMPALLERHPELRLSVRFDVPSLLVRRLLSGEVDLAIMGLLPEATGLEVRPVAQEEFVAVAAPAYLRRWGTPRSAREFAAHRFIAFDSDLAMLAPWWRVAFGPKESLPERVVCRITNLDEMLALVEAGAGLSVLPDYLVESAVRAGRVVTLAPESGRRSLRRPRGTLWLAWRRAAAPTARFLAVRDWLLDGKH, encoded by the coding sequence ATGCTTGGCAATCACGAGGCACTGTGGACGCTCTGGGAAGTGAGCCGCGCGGGGACCCATGCCGCCGCGGCCGCGCGGTTGGGAATCACGGCCTCCGCCGTGGGTCAGCAACTCAAGGCGCTGGAGCGGCGCGTGGGCGTGGCGCTCTTCGAGCGGGTGGGGCGCCGGGCCCGGCTCACCCCCGCGGGAGCGGCCCTCGTCGAGCGCTTGAGGGAGCACCTGCCCGCCCTGGACGCGGCGCTCGAGGAGGCGTCCGAGGCCCAACGCGCCGTGCGCGGCGAGGTGTCCCTGGGCGGTCCCTGGCCCTTCTTCCGGTTCTGGCTCCGCCCGCGCATGCCCGCGCTCCTGGAGCGCCATCCGGAGCTGCGGCTGAGCGTCCGCTTCGACGTGCCGAGCCTGCTCGTGCGCCGGCTCCTGTCGGGCGAAGTGGATCTGGCCATCATGGGCCTGTTACCCGAGGCCACGGGGTTGGAGGTGCGGCCCGTGGCGCAGGAGGAGTTCGTGGCGGTGGCCGCGCCCGCCTACCTTCGAAGGTGGGGAACGCCCCGGAGCGCCCGAGAGTTCGCGGCCCATCGCTTCATCGCGTTCGACTCCGACCTGGCCATGCTCGCTCCCTGGTGGCGGGTGGCCTTCGGTCCGAAGGAGTCGCTCCCCGAGCGGGTGGTGTGCCGCATCACGAACCTGGACGAGATGCTGGCACTGGTGGAGGCGGGGGCGGGTCTATCCGTGTTGCCCGACTACCTGGTGGAGTCCGCGGTGCGCGCGGGCAGGGTGGTGACGCTCGCGCCGGAGTCCGGCCGGCGCTCCCTGCGGCGCCCTCGAGGCACGCTGTGGCTCGCATGGCGCCGGGCCGCGGCTCCCACGGCGCGCTTCCTCGCCGTGCGCGACTGGCTCCTGGATGGCAAGCATTGA
- a CDS encoding type 1 glutamine amidotransferase domain-containing protein, whose amino-acid sequence MKALTAVKILLIVTSHSQFGNTGEQTGFWMEELAAPYEEFTRAGAQVDIASPLGGKAPADPRSQKEESEATRAFLADAQATKKLANTLVLGKVKDTYDAYFVVGGHGVMWDLATHSPLHQLLSAAYARGAVVSAVCHGPAALVGVKGPDGKPLVAGKRVAAFSNAEEKAAKFDTIVPFPLETRLRELGARYESGPLWGSFVVRDGRLVTGQNPASSAAAAREVLSALREK is encoded by the coding sequence ATGAAGGCACTGACTGCCGTGAAGATCCTCCTGATCGTCACCAGCCACTCGCAGTTCGGAAACACGGGAGAGCAGACGGGATTCTGGATGGAGGAGCTGGCGGCCCCCTACGAGGAGTTCACCCGGGCCGGCGCTCAGGTGGACATCGCCTCGCCTCTCGGAGGCAAGGCCCCGGCGGACCCTCGCAGCCAGAAGGAGGAGTCCGAGGCCACACGCGCCTTCCTCGCCGATGCCCAGGCGACGAAGAAGCTCGCGAACACGCTGGTGCTCGGGAAGGTGAAGGACACCTACGACGCCTACTTCGTGGTGGGCGGACACGGCGTGATGTGGGACCTGGCGACGCACTCGCCGCTGCACCAGTTGCTGTCGGCGGCGTACGCGCGCGGCGCGGTGGTCTCGGCCGTCTGCCACGGACCGGCGGCGCTGGTGGGCGTCAAGGGTCCGGATGGCAAGCCGCTCGTGGCGGGCAAGCGCGTGGCGGCCTTCTCCAACGCGGAGGAAAAAGCCGCGAAGTTCGACACGATCGTTCCCTTCCCCCTGGAGACGCGGCTGCGGGAGCTGGGCGCCCGCTACGAGTCCGGCCCGCTGTGGGGCAGCTTCGTGGTACGCGACGGGCGGCTCGTCACCGGGCAGAACCCGGCGTCGTCGGCGGCCGCCGCGCGTGAAGTGCTCTCGGCTCTGCGCGAGAAGTAG